In Sphingopyxis sp. CCNWLW2, a single window of DNA contains:
- a CDS encoding MerR family transcriptional regulator, which translates to MSGFEMTDDGGKASGAMLAIGELAVRIGVPTHVLRYWETRFPQLKPLQRSGRRRYYRAEDVALAERIHHLLHVQGFTVEGARKALSEPGAAPTARAPLTREALDSAAPMRVVKGIPVEALVALRQRLAAAIG; encoded by the coding sequence ATGTCGGGTTTTGAGATGACCGACGATGGCGGCAAGGCGTCCGGCGCAATGCTCGCCATCGGCGAACTGGCGGTGCGCATCGGCGTTCCGACGCATGTGCTTCGCTATTGGGAAACGCGTTTCCCGCAGCTGAAGCCGCTCCAGCGCTCGGGCCGCCGCCGCTACTACCGCGCCGAGGACGTCGCGCTTGCCGAGCGCATCCACCATCTGCTGCATGTCCAGGGCTTTACCGTCGAAGGCGCGCGCAAGGCGCTGTCCGAGCCGGGTGCCGCACCGACGGCGCGCGCACCGTTGACCCGCGAGGCGCTCGACAGCGCCGCGCCGATGCGCGTGGTGAAGGGAATTCCGGTCGAGGCGCTGGTCGCGCTCCGCCAGCGGCTCGCCGCGGCGATAGGCTAG
- a CDS encoding lysine--tRNA ligase, which translates to MTDLHLHPSLREPAQTSKAWPFEEARKIVKRYPDGKPGGEAILFETGYGPSGLPHIGTFNEVLRTTMVRRAYEALTGGAPTRLVAFSDDLDGLRKVPDNVPNGDMLREYLGKPLTAIPDPFGKYESFAHHNNAMLREFLDRFGFQYEFVSSTEKYKSGAFDEALKNVLRHNQDILDIMLPTLRAERAATYSPILPVSPKSGIVLQVPVTVVDADAGLVSFEDEGETITHSILGGGAKLQWKVDWAMRWVALGVDYEMYGKDLTDSGVQSGKIAKALGGRKPEGLIYEMFLDEKGEKISKSKGNGLSLEQWLDYGSEESLAFFAYREPKAAKQLHIGVIPKAVDEYLQMRGNYPSQEPDKRLGNPAHHVHVARGEAIPATELPVTFGLLLNLVGVMGADASKDQIWRYLGQYVDGANATTYPELDRLIDNAMAYNRDYVAPTLKRRKPQGGEGAALKELDGELAALPADASADDIQNIVYAIGKNEAYGFENLRDWFKALYETLLGSSAGPRMGSFIALFGIDNTRRLIAEALA; encoded by the coding sequence ATGACTGACTTGCACCTTCACCCTTCGCTGCGCGAACCCGCGCAAACGTCCAAGGCCTGGCCGTTCGAGGAAGCGCGCAAGATCGTCAAACGCTATCCCGATGGCAAGCCCGGGGGCGAGGCGATCCTTTTCGAGACGGGCTATGGTCCGTCGGGTCTGCCGCATATCGGCACCTTCAACGAAGTGCTGCGCACGACGATGGTCCGCCGCGCCTATGAGGCGCTGACCGGCGGCGCGCCGACGCGGCTCGTCGCGTTCAGCGATGACCTGGATGGGCTGCGGAAGGTTCCCGACAATGTGCCGAACGGCGACATGCTGCGCGAATATCTGGGCAAGCCGCTCACCGCGATCCCCGATCCGTTCGGAAAGTATGAAAGTTTTGCGCATCATAACAATGCGATGCTGCGCGAGTTTCTCGACCGGTTCGGCTTCCAGTACGAGTTTGTGAGTTCGACCGAGAAGTATAAGTCGGGCGCGTTCGACGAGGCGTTGAAGAATGTCCTTCGCCACAATCAGGACATTCTCGACATCATGCTGCCGACGCTGCGTGCCGAGCGTGCCGCGACTTATTCGCCGATCCTGCCGGTCAGTCCCAAGTCGGGGATCGTGCTGCAGGTACCGGTGACCGTCGTCGATGCCGACGCGGGCCTCGTGTCGTTCGAGGATGAGGGCGAGACGATCACCCACTCGATCCTCGGCGGCGGTGCAAAGCTGCAGTGGAAGGTCGACTGGGCGATGCGCTGGGTCGCGCTTGGCGTTGATTACGAAATGTACGGCAAGGACCTGACCGACAGCGGCGTACAGTCGGGCAAGATCGCGAAGGCGCTTGGCGGGCGCAAGCCCGAGGGGCTGATCTACGAGATGTTCCTCGACGAAAAGGGCGAGAAGATTTCGAAGTCGAAGGGCAATGGCCTCAGCCTCGAGCAGTGGCTCGACTATGGCAGCGAGGAGAGCCTCGCCTTTTTCGCCTATCGCGAGCCCAAGGCGGCGAAGCAGCTCCACATCGGCGTGATCCCGAAGGCGGTCGACGAATATCTCCAGATGCGCGGCAATTATCCGTCGCAGGAGCCTGACAAGCGGCTCGGCAACCCCGCGCATCATGTCCATGTCGCGCGCGGCGAGGCGATTCCGGCGACCGAACTGCCCGTGACGTTCGGCTTGCTGCTCAACCTCGTCGGGGTGATGGGCGCCGACGCGTCGAAGGATCAGATCTGGCGCTACCTCGGCCAATATGTCGACGGCGCGAATGCGACGACCTATCCCGAGCTCGACCGGCTGATCGACAACGCCATGGCGTATAACCGCGACTATGTCGCGCCGACGCTGAAGCGCCGCAAGCCGCAGGGCGGCGAGGGTGCGGCGCTGAAGGAACTCGACGGCGAACTCGCGGCGCTCCCCGCCGACGCCTCGGCCGACGATATTCAGAACATCGTGTATGCGATCGGCAAGAACGAGGCCTATGGTTTTGAAAACCTGCGCGATTGGTTCAAGGCGCTCTACGAGACTTTGCTCGGGTCGAGCGCGGGCCCGCGCATGGGCAGCTTCATCGCGCTGTTCGGGATCGACAACACGCGGCGACTGATCGCCGAGGCGCTTGCATAA
- a CDS encoding response regulator transcription factor, producing MVRPIILYGIGLAAAAFLLEWLNYKHVVHRWSTEFYIVCVAVNCVALGIWAGNRLTARPRRAFARNDAAIAALGLSARECEVLEMLAAGHANKVIARQLDISPNTVKTHVARVYEKLAVASRTQAVQKARTLDILP from the coding sequence ATGGTCCGTCCGATCATCCTCTATGGCATCGGTCTCGCCGCCGCGGCGTTCCTGCTCGAGTGGCTGAACTACAAACATGTCGTGCACCGCTGGTCGACCGAATTTTATATTGTCTGCGTCGCGGTCAATTGCGTTGCGCTCGGCATATGGGCCGGCAACCGGCTGACCGCGCGGCCGCGTCGGGCTTTTGCGCGCAACGACGCGGCGATCGCGGCGCTGGGGCTCAGCGCGCGCGAATGCGAGGTGCTGGAAATGCTGGCGGCAGGGCACGCCAACAAGGTGATCGCGCGCCAGCTCGATATCTCGCCGAACACGGTGAAGACGCATGTCGCGCGCGTTTATGAAAAGCTGGCGGTCGCCAGCCGCACGCAGGCGGTGCAAAAGGCGCGGACGCTCGACATCCTGCCGTAA
- a CDS encoding ATP-dependent DNA helicase → MAPDPLTLPAIHASHIGIWIADTHGRVQRVGRGEAIAAVAATPHLLLNATLTGDRLGYPELSGLDLLELFAFLYPARFAVPTPAGIAAAIGLTPPKGEEDIAAFLSKAAAAMLGSIDDSDWPEREGAWHGVQALSRQRWSWSPLVQPRLSQPDANERWLFARLPEWEEESPRGAPRQVTINADDVSARLDRLTGDGAERRPGQQDYARATAAIFAPRDRKDAPQMLVAEAGTGIGKTLGYLAPAKQWIDQSAGAVCISTFTKALQRQLSRETERLYPDAATHREKVVVRKGRENYLCLLNLEDALQGGFSGRAAILAQLVARWAAYTRDGDMVGGDLPGWLPALFRRNGTTALTDRRGECIYAGCPHFRKCFIEHSARAATQAEIVIANHALTMVQAARPRDGGAPATRLIFDEGHHLWDAADSMFAAALTGQEAVEIRRWVLGPEGKSRGRRRGLAARLADVASYDEAGDRAIQAAIAAAAELPGDGWLGRLSENDPWGAIERLLVAVRGQVYARAVDTRTADAGYGLETELADPDSELVTAAAAASDAVEALLRPLMALGKRLEALIEDPPDWLDGQARARVDGARHSLGTRIDTLGGWLSLLGRVGGPADPDFVDWLAVDRYDGREFDCGLHRHWLDPAKPIADVVYRPAQGVLVTSATLRNGGHGRGGWTDADIRTGARHMDGGVQHFAVPSPFDYARQSEVLIVTDIPRGDLPALAGAYSRLIEASGGGALGLFSAIRRLRIVHSRIADRLARAGLPLFAQHVDPLDTGTLVDIFRADPHASLLGTDALRDGVDVPGDSLRLVVMEGVPWPRPTILHAARRAAQGGSAYDDMVIRARIGQAFGRLIRRADDFGQFVMLSPSFPSRLLSAFPEGTPIRRLPLDEAVNHVAAANVERRKTAFPAFSPS, encoded by the coding sequence ATGGCTCCCGACCCGCTTACCCTGCCCGCGATTCATGCGAGCCATATCGGCATCTGGATCGCCGACACGCATGGCCGCGTCCAGCGTGTGGGGCGCGGTGAAGCGATTGCCGCGGTCGCGGCGACGCCGCATTTGCTGCTCAACGCGACGCTGACCGGCGACCGTCTCGGCTATCCCGAATTGTCCGGCCTCGACCTGCTCGAGCTGTTCGCTTTCCTCTATCCCGCGCGCTTTGCTGTGCCGACCCCCGCAGGGATCGCCGCCGCGATCGGCCTGACGCCGCCGAAAGGCGAAGAGGATATCGCCGCTTTCCTGTCGAAAGCCGCCGCGGCGATGCTCGGCAGCATCGACGACTCCGACTGGCCCGAGCGCGAGGGCGCGTGGCACGGCGTGCAGGCGCTATCCCGCCAGCGCTGGTCATGGTCGCCGCTAGTCCAGCCGCGGCTGTCGCAGCCCGACGCAAACGAACGCTGGCTGTTCGCGCGCCTGCCCGAGTGGGAGGAGGAGTCCCCGCGCGGCGCGCCGCGACAGGTGACGATCAATGCGGACGATGTGTCGGCGCGGCTCGACCGGCTGACCGGCGACGGCGCCGAGCGGCGGCCCGGGCAGCAGGATTATGCGCGCGCGACCGCCGCAATCTTTGCCCCGCGCGATCGCAAGGATGCGCCGCAGATGCTCGTTGCCGAGGCGGGGACGGGCATCGGCAAGACGCTCGGCTATCTCGCGCCGGCGAAACAATGGATCGACCAGTCGGCGGGCGCCGTCTGCATCTCAACCTTCACCAAGGCGCTGCAGCGCCAATTGTCGCGCGAGACCGAGCGCCTCTACCCCGACGCCGCGACGCACCGCGAAAAGGTCGTGGTGCGCAAGGGGCGCGAGAATTACCTCTGCCTGCTCAATCTGGAAGACGCGTTGCAGGGCGGCTTTTCGGGGCGCGCCGCGATCCTCGCGCAGCTTGTGGCGCGCTGGGCCGCGTATACGCGCGACGGCGACATGGTCGGCGGCGATTTGCCCGGGTGGCTCCCCGCCCTGTTCCGCCGCAACGGCACGACGGCGCTCACCGACCGGCGCGGCGAGTGCATCTATGCGGGCTGCCCGCATTTCCGCAAATGCTTCATCGAGCATTCGGCGCGCGCCGCGACGCAGGCCGAGATCGTCATCGCCAACCATGCGCTGACGATGGTGCAGGCGGCGCGGCCGCGCGACGGCGGCGCGCCCGCGACGCGGCTGATCTTCGATGAGGGCCATCATCTGTGGGACGCCGCCGACAGCATGTTCGCCGCGGCGCTGACGGGGCAGGAAGCGGTCGAAATCCGCCGCTGGGTGCTGGGCCCCGAGGGTAAGTCGCGCGGGCGGCGGCGCGGGCTCGCGGCGCGGCTCGCCGATGTCGCGAGCTATGACGAGGCCGGCGACCGCGCGATCCAGGCCGCGATCGCCGCAGCCGCCGAACTGCCCGGCGACGGCTGGCTCGGCCGACTATCCGAAAACGACCCGTGGGGCGCGATCGAGCGGCTGCTCGTCGCGGTGCGCGGACAGGTTTATGCGCGCGCGGTCGACACGCGCACCGCCGACGCGGGCTATGGGCTCGAAACCGAGCTCGCCGATCCCGATTCCGAGCTGGTGACCGCAGCCGCGGCGGCGAGCGACGCGGTCGAGGCGTTGCTCCGCCCACTGATGGCGCTCGGCAAGCGGCTCGAGGCGTTGATCGAGGATCCACCCGACTGGCTCGACGGGCAAGCCCGGGCAAGGGTCGACGGCGCGCGGCATAGCCTCGGCACGCGAATCGACACGCTTGGCGGCTGGCTCTCGCTGCTCGGGCGCGTCGGCGGCCCCGCCGATCCCGATTTCGTCGACTGGCTGGCGGTCGATCGGTACGACGGGCGCGAGTTCGACTGCGGGCTGCACCGCCACTGGCTTGATCCGGCAAAGCCCATCGCCGACGTCGTGTACCGCCCGGCGCAGGGTGTGCTTGTCACCTCGGCGACGCTGCGCAACGGCGGGCACGGGCGCGGCGGCTGGACCGACGCCGATATCCGCACCGGCGCGCGTCACATGGACGGCGGCGTACAGCATTTCGCGGTCCCCAGCCCGTTCGACTATGCGCGCCAGTCTGAAGTGCTGATCGTCACCGACATTCCGCGCGGCGACCTGCCCGCGCTGGCGGGCGCATACAGCCGCCTGATCGAGGCGTCGGGTGGCGGCGCACTGGGGCTGTTCAGCGCGATCCGCCGGCTGCGCATCGTCCATTCGCGTATCGCCGACCGGCTGGCGCGCGCGGGGCTGCCGCTGTTCGCACAGCATGTCGATCCGCTCGACACCGGGACGCTCGTCGACATTTTCCGCGCCGACCCGCACGCCTCGCTGCTCGGCACCGATGCCTTGCGCGACGGGGTCGACGTTCCCGGCGATTCGCTGCGGCTCGTCGTGATGGAGGGGGTGCCCTGGCCGCGCCCGACGATCCTCCACGCGGCAAGGCGCGCGGCGCAGGGCGGCAGCGCCTATGACGACATGGTCATCCGTGCGCGCATCGGGCAGGCGTTCGGGCGACTGATCCGCCGCGCCGACGATTTCGGTCAGTTCGTGATGCTCTCACCCAGCTTCCCGTCGCGCCTGCTCAGCGCCTTTCCCGAAGGCACCCCGATCCGCCGCCTGCCGCTCGACGAAGCGGTCAACCATGTCGCCGCGGCGAATGTCGAGCGCAGAAAAACCGCCTTTCCAGCCTTTTCACCGTCATAA
- a CDS encoding PilZ domain-containing protein produces MDNFRTPAARGHKRTQVSIEVTINGVLNFIDGRITDLSEGGARIDGASMPARSRCEIHYGGEVTYAVVMWSEFDRMGVRFPYELTHGPLYNALKRARTASMVQPAQIFMGSRPSTFGRRGLS; encoded by the coding sequence ATGGACAATTTTCGCACCCCCGCCGCCCGCGGCCACAAGCGCACCCAGGTATCGATCGAGGTCACGATCAACGGCGTCCTCAACTTCATCGACGGCCGGATCACCGACTTGTCCGAAGGCGGCGCGCGCATCGACGGGGCGAGCATGCCCGCGCGCTCGCGCTGCGAAATTCACTATGGCGGCGAGGTTACCTATGCGGTGGTGATGTGGTCGGAATTCGACCGTATGGGCGTGCGCTTCCCCTACGAGCTCACGCACGGCCCGCTCTACAACGCCCTGAAACGCGCGCGGACGGCTTCGATGGTTCAGCCCGCGCAGATATTCATGGGCAGCCGCCCTTCGACGTTTGGGCGCCGCGGGCTAAGTTAA
- a CDS encoding DUF3291 domain-containing protein: MPVVPAFQLAQINIGRFRLPPEHVANRDFMDALDHVNAVAEAADGFVWRLTGEGNNATDVPVTDDPHLIANMSVWRDIDALAAYVYRTPDHLTVMKRRKEWFDHMAVYQALWWVPAGHRPSVAEGMARIAMLETNGPTAEAFTFKQPFAAPDGTPALPIQDECA, translated from the coding sequence ATGCCTGTAGTGCCTGCTTTCCAACTCGCGCAGATCAATATCGGCCGTTTCCGCCTGCCGCCCGAGCATGTCGCGAACCGCGATTTCATGGACGCGCTCGATCATGTGAACGCGGTGGCCGAGGCCGCCGACGGCTTCGTCTGGCGGCTGACCGGCGAGGGTAACAACGCGACCGATGTGCCGGTGACCGACGACCCGCACTTGATCGCGAACATGTCGGTGTGGCGCGATATTGATGCACTCGCGGCCTATGTCTATCGCACCCCCGATCATCTGACGGTGATGAAGCGGCGCAAGGAATGGTTCGACCATATGGCGGTCTATCAGGCTTTGTGGTGGGTTCCCGCGGGGCATCGCCCGAGTGTTGCGGAGGGCATGGCGCGGATCGCGATGCTCGAAACGAATGGGCCGACGGCGGAGGCTTTCACTTTCAAGCAGCCCTTCGCCGCGCCCGACGGCACTCCGGCGCTGCCGATCCAGGATGAGTGCGCATGA
- a CDS encoding integration host factor subunit alpha has translation MTAGTLTRADIATRINQQIGLSRNESAAIVESILDHMSDALAVGQNVKISGFGTFVLRDKAERIGRNPKTGIEVPILPRRVMTFRASQTMRARVAGK, from the coding sequence ATGACCGCAGGGACTCTTACGCGGGCCGACATTGCGACGCGGATCAACCAGCAGATCGGGCTGTCGCGCAATGAATCGGCCGCAATCGTCGAATCGATTCTCGATCATATGTCCGACGCGCTCGCGGTCGGTCAGAATGTGAAAATCTCGGGTTTCGGCACCTTCGTCCTCCGCGACAAGGCGGAGCGGATCGGCCGCAACCCCAAGACCGGCATCGAAGTGCCGATCCTGCCGCGGCGTGTGATGACCTTTCGCGCCAGCCAGACGATGCGAGCCCGCGTTGCCGGCAAATAG
- a CDS encoding beta-ketoacyl-ACP synthase III, which translates to MTLRAILAGTGSALPRTRVSNAELAERVDTSDEWIVERTGIRFRHIAEPDETTATLAAAAAKQALAAAGLEPADIGLIIVATATPDNTFPASATKVQALLGIPDCIAFDVAAVCSGFLYAVSVADSMLRTGATKHALVIGSETFSRILDWEDRTTCVLFGDGAGAVILSAKDVDDDRGILATRLHAEGKYADMLYVDGGPSTTGTVGHVRMQGREVFRHAVTNLASVLAEVMADVGLSAESIDWVVPHQANKRIIDATAKKLGLPPERVVLTVDQHANTSAASVPLALDLAVRDGRIKRGDLVVLEAMGGGFTWGAAVLRV; encoded by the coding sequence ATGACGCTCCGCGCCATATTGGCCGGCACCGGGTCGGCCCTGCCGCGCACGCGGGTCTCGAACGCCGAACTCGCCGAGCGCGTTGACACCAGCGACGAATGGATCGTCGAACGCACGGGCATCCGTTTCCGCCATATCGCCGAACCCGACGAGACGACGGCAACGCTCGCCGCCGCTGCGGCAAAGCAGGCGCTGGCGGCCGCGGGGCTTGAGCCCGCCGACATCGGCCTGATCATCGTTGCCACCGCGACCCCCGACAATACATTCCCCGCCAGCGCCACCAAGGTGCAGGCGCTGCTCGGCATCCCCGATTGCATCGCGTTTGACGTCGCGGCGGTCTGTTCGGGCTTCCTTTATGCCGTGTCGGTCGCCGACTCGATGCTCCGCACCGGCGCCACAAAGCATGCGCTGGTGATCGGTTCGGAAACCTTCAGCCGCATCCTCGACTGGGAAGATCGCACGACCTGCGTTCTCTTCGGCGACGGCGCGGGCGCGGTCATACTGTCGGCCAAGGATGTCGACGACGACCGGGGCATCCTCGCGACGCGCCTCCATGCGGAGGGAAAATACGCAGATATGCTCTATGTCGACGGCGGGCCGTCGACGACGGGGACGGTCGGCCACGTCCGGATGCAGGGCCGCGAAGTCTTCCGCCACGCCGTCACCAACCTCGCCTCGGTGCTCGCCGAGGTGATGGCCGACGTCGGCCTGTCGGCCGAGTCGATCGACTGGGTCGTGCCGCATCAGGCGAATAAGCGGATCATTGACGCAACCGCCAAAAAGCTGGGTTTGCCGCCCGAACGCGTCGTGCTGACCGTCGACCAGCACGCCAATACGTCGGCGGCCTCGGTGCCGCTCGCGCTCGACCTCGCGGTGCGCGACGGGCGCATCAAGCGCGGCGACCTGGTGGTGCTCGAAGCAATGGGCGGCGGCTTCACCTGGGGCGCCGCGGTTCTGCGCGTCTGA
- a CDS encoding asparaginase domain-containing protein — MIDIFTTGGTIDKVYFDALSEFQIGPAAIPDMLRENNVHVPHRVTQLMRKDSLELDDADREAIRAAVTASDASRILVTHGTDTMVVTGRVLAGIAGKTIVMTGAMQPASVRASDAEFNVGFALAAAQTLPPGVYVAMNGMIFDPEKTVKDRAGARFVQEG, encoded by the coding sequence GTGATCGATATCTTCACGACCGGCGGGACGATCGACAAAGTCTATTTCGACGCGCTTTCGGAATTCCAGATCGGCCCCGCGGCGATCCCCGACATGCTGCGCGAAAACAACGTCCACGTCCCGCACCGCGTCACGCAACTGATGCGCAAGGACAGCCTCGAACTCGACGATGCCGACCGCGAGGCGATCCGCGCCGCGGTCACCGCGAGCGATGCCTCGCGCATCCTCGTCACCCACGGCACCGACACGATGGTCGTCACCGGGCGTGTGCTCGCAGGAATCGCGGGCAAGACGATCGTGATGACCGGCGCGATGCAGCCGGCGTCGGTGCGCGCGAGCGATGCCGAATTCAACGTCGGCTTCGCGCTTGCGGCGGCGCAGACGCTGCCGCCCGGGGTCTATGTCGCGATGAACGGGATGATCTTCGACCCCGAAAAGACGGTCAAGGACCGCGCCGGCGCGCGTTTCGTGCAGGAGGGCTGA
- a CDS encoding SixA phosphatase family protein produces the protein MKTLTILRHAKSGWDVQVERDFDRPINKRGARGAELIGQWLKRQKLPVDRIIASPAVRVTETLDIFQPAADLDTLEPHWDRRIYLASAATLIDVIRDTGKDSEHLLISGHNPGLEDLILMLVPESADDDLRAKVEEKLPTSALARLELDIGNWHDLDTNSARFVGFIRPRDLDPALAPAMDND, from the coding sequence TTGAAGACTTTGACCATCCTGCGCCATGCCAAATCGGGTTGGGACGTGCAGGTCGAGCGCGATTTCGACCGCCCGATCAACAAACGCGGGGCGCGCGGCGCCGAACTGATCGGACAATGGCTGAAACGCCAGAAGCTGCCCGTCGACCGCATCATTGCCTCGCCCGCGGTGCGCGTGACCGAAACGCTCGATATCTTCCAGCCCGCCGCAGACCTCGACACACTCGAGCCGCACTGGGACCGGCGCATCTATCTTGCGTCGGCCGCGACGCTGATCGACGTGATCCGCGACACCGGCAAGGATTCCGAACATCTGCTGATTTCGGGACATAATCCGGGGCTCGAGGATCTGATCCTGATGCTCGTCCCCGAATCGGCGGACGATGACCTGCGCGCAAAGGTCGAGGAAAAGCTGCCGACGTCGGCGCTGGCGCGGCTCGAACTCGACATCGGCAACTGGCACGATCTCGATACGAACAGCGCGCGGTTCGTGGGCTTCATCCGCCCGCGCGATCTCGACCCGGCGCTCGCGCCGGCGATGGATAATGACTGA
- a CDS encoding DUF4199 domain-containing protein, producing MGRIIAVYGAVAGVIVIIGMFISITFVADHGTMGMVAGYLSMLVALLFVFIGVKRYRDVNLGGVITFWKALGVGLGIGLVASLFYVFGWELYMWQTGGTFMADYIAKSVEDMRAAGKSAAEIARFSAEMGALAEQYKNPLFRMALTLTEIFPVALLVSLVSAALLRRSSFMPALQSRG from the coding sequence ATGGGCAGGATCATTGCGGTTTACGGCGCCGTCGCGGGCGTCATCGTCATTATCGGCATGTTTATCAGCATCACCTTCGTCGCCGATCATGGCACGATGGGCATGGTCGCGGGCTATCTGTCGATGCTCGTCGCGCTGCTTTTCGTGTTCATTGGCGTGAAGCGCTATCGCGACGTCAATCTGGGCGGCGTGATCACCTTCTGGAAGGCGCTCGGCGTCGGCCTCGGCATCGGGCTCGTCGCGTCGCTTTTCTACGTCTTTGGCTGGGAACTCTATATGTGGCAGACCGGTGGGACCTTCATGGCCGACTATATCGCGAAGAGTGTCGAGGATATGCGCGCCGCCGGCAAATCGGCGGCCGAGATCGCGAGATTTTCGGCCGAGATGGGGGCGCTGGCGGAGCAATATAAAAATCCGCTGTTCCGCATGGCGCTCACGCTGACCGAGATATTCCCGGTCGCGCTGCTGGTGTCGCTCGTGTCGGCCGCGCTGCTGCGCCGGAGCAGCTTCATGCCGGCGCTGCAATCGCGGGGCTGA
- a CDS encoding fatty acid desaturase family protein, with the protein MPAVRLFPPDRFFDRAEWSAITRASSWRGIWLVAHAWIVSIALVGLAAWSQNPLGWLLAVIFVGGRQLGLAILMHDAAHGALHPNRKINNFLGQWLTGAAVGSDLIAYRTYHLQHHKFTQQPEDPDLSLSKPFPTTRASLWRKILRDMTGQTFFKQRMAQFGFAFVGLKAMLRGEQGQKSGASTKAGTPFNKQSDDGMTSPTIDVAGAMAVARAVGRFLIVQAVLLAASLALYGWTPYLLWLAGLATTFQLYLRIRNIAEHACTTTGSDDPFTHARTTHAGWLARATVAPYWVNYHAEHHLFMGVPCYRLPEVHAALGRAGRHAEMTIAPNYAAVLRQVTAKG; encoded by the coding sequence ATGCCTGCTGTTCGCCTGTTCCCGCCCGACCGCTTTTTCGACCGTGCCGAATGGTCGGCGATCACGCGTGCCTCGTCATGGCGCGGGATCTGGCTCGTCGCGCACGCGTGGATCGTCAGCATCGCGCTTGTCGGCCTTGCCGCCTGGTCGCAAAACCCGCTGGGGTGGCTGCTGGCGGTCATCTTCGTCGGCGGACGCCAGCTCGGGCTCGCGATCCTGATGCACGACGCGGCGCATGGCGCGCTCCATCCGAACCGGAAAATCAACAATTTCCTTGGCCAATGGCTGACCGGCGCGGCGGTCGGATCGGACCTGATCGCCTATCGCACCTATCATCTCCAGCATCATAAGTTCACCCAGCAGCCCGAAGACCCCGACCTGTCGCTGTCGAAACCCTTCCCCACCACGCGCGCCAGCCTGTGGCGCAAGATACTGCGCGACATGACGGGCCAGACCTTCTTCAAACAGCGCATGGCGCAATTCGGATTCGCCTTCGTCGGCTTGAAAGCGATGCTGCGCGGCGAACAGGGGCAGAAAAGCGGCGCGAGCACCAAGGCCGGGACGCCGTTCAACAAGCAGTCCGACGACGGCATGACGTCACCGACGATCGACGTCGCGGGCGCGATGGCGGTAGCGCGCGCGGTCGGGCGTTTCCTGATCGTGCAGGCGGTGCTGCTCGCGGCGTCGCTCGCGCTCTATGGCTGGACGCCGTACCTGCTCTGGCTCGCCGGGCTCGCGACGACCTTTCAGCTCTATCTGCGTATTCGCAACATCGCCGAACATGCCTGCACGACGACGGGCAGCGACGATCCTTTCACCCACGCGCGCACCACCCACGCCGGCTGGTTGGCGCGCGCGACGGTTGCTCCATATTGGGTGAATTATCACGCCGAGCATCACCTGTTCATGGGTGTGCCCTGCTACCGGCTGCCGGAGGTACACGCGGCACTCGGCCGCGCCGGACGGCACGCGGAGATGACGATCGCGCCAAATTATGCCGCGGTGCTGCGGCAGGTCACCGCAAAAGGCTGA